One window of Methanothermobacter tenebrarum genomic DNA carries:
- a CDS encoding DegT/DnrJ/EryC1/StrS family aminotransferase → MIPVLEPSIGEKEIENVLKAVKSGWVSSKGKFVEEFERKFAEYHGVNFGVSTSNGTTALHLALESLGIGKGDEVLVPVLTFAATANAVLYCNAKPVFVDSHPDYWCIDPEKIEERITKNTKAIIPVHLYGHPCDMAWIQDIAEENDLYVIEDAAEAHGAEYRSEKVGTFGDISCFSFYGNKIITTGEGGMCLTDDEDLAEKMIILRDHGMKPGKRYWHDVVGFNYRMTNIQAALGVAQLSKLDKFIEKKREIASVYHDNLNDLAEDNKITLHPEMPWAKCVFWAYSIILEDTDSEVFREKLSRRGIDTRAFFYPLNVMPPYKTGGNFPVADRLSSNGLNLPSGVEISEDTILFICERIREVLK, encoded by the coding sequence ATGATACCCGTCCTAGAGCCATCTATTGGAGAAAAAGAAATTGAAAATGTCCTTAAAGCGGTCAAAAGTGGATGGGTAAGTTCAAAGGGCAAGTTTGTAGAAGAATTTGAAAGAAAATTTGCAGAATATCACGGGGTCAATTTTGGAGTGAGCACATCAAATGGCACAACAGCACTCCACCTCGCCCTCGAGTCCTTGGGCATCGGGAAAGGAGATGAAGTTTTAGTCCCAGTGCTAACCTTTGCAGCAACTGCAAATGCGGTATTGTATTGCAACGCAAAACCAGTATTTGTTGATTCACACCCAGATTATTGGTGTATTGACCCAGAGAAGATCGAGGAAAGAATCACAAAGAACACAAAGGCAATAATACCAGTACATCTTTATGGCCACCCTTGTGACATGGCATGGATACAAGATATAGCAGAAGAGAATGACCTGTACGTTATAGAAGATGCTGCGGAAGCTCATGGAGCCGAATATAGAAGTGAAAAGGTAGGTACATTTGGTGATATTTCATGCTTCTCATTCTATGGAAATAAAATAATAACAACTGGTGAGGGTGGAATGTGCCTTACAGATGATGAGGACCTCGCAGAAAAAATGATAATCCTTAGGGATCATGGAATGAAACCTGGAAAGAGATACTGGCATGATGTGGTGGGTTTCAATTATAGAATGACGAATATTCAAGCAGCTTTAGGTGTTGCACAGCTTAGTAAATTGGATAAATTTATTGAGAAAAAGAGGGAGATTGCCAGCGTTTATCATGATAATCTAAATGATCTCGCAGAGGATAATAAGATTACACTTCATCCTGAAATGCCATGGGCAAAGTGTGTCTTTTGGGCCTATTCAATTATATTGGAAGATACTGATAGCGAAGTATTTAGAGAAAAGCTTTCTAGGAGGGGGATAGACACCAGAGCATTCTTCTATCCACTTAATGTCATGCCACCCTACAAGACGGGGGGTAACTTCCCCGTTGCAGATAGACTTTCATCCAATGGTTTAAACCTTC
- a CDS encoding GDP-mannose 4,6-dehydratase — protein sequence MKRALITGITGQDGAYLAKFLIEKGYEVYGIYRRLSTPNFWRLQYLGIFDKINLISADLIDEFSLLEALKISDPDEVYHLAAQSFVGASFEQAVGTAQVTGVAVTSMLEAIRHYNPEIKFYQASSSEIYGDGHDEILNENSPFKPSSPYAAAKLYGYWITRIYREAYDIFACNGILFNHESPLRGLEFVTRKISNAVAKIALGLENRLLLGNLDAKRDWGYAPDYVEAMYMMLQHEVPDDYVIATGETHTVREFCERCFDEVGLDWQEHVKVDKRFMRPIDVNFLCGDYTRAKEKIGWEPRVKFDELVKIMVREDLNRWERWQNGEKFPWDAPNHPNETKLITRTVRS from the coding sequence ATGAAAAGAGCTTTGATTACAGGTATAACCGGTCAAGATGGTGCGTATCTTGCTAAATTTCTTATTGAAAAAGGTTATGAGGTTTATGGGATCTACAGGAGGCTTTCAACACCAAATTTTTGGAGACTTCAATATCTCGGAATTTTTGATAAAATTAATTTGATATCCGCGGATTTAATAGACGAATTTTCACTTTTAGAAGCATTGAAAATATCTGATCCTGATGAAGTATATCATCTAGCTGCACAAAGTTTTGTCGGAGCATCATTTGAGCAGGCAGTAGGTACGGCACAGGTTACAGGGGTTGCCGTAACAAGCATGCTAGAGGCAATAAGGCACTATAATCCTGAAATAAAATTTTACCAAGCATCAAGTAGCGAGATATATGGAGATGGCCACGATGAGATATTGAACGAAAATTCACCATTCAAACCATCAAGCCCTTATGCAGCGGCAAAACTTTATGGATACTGGATTACGCGTATTTATCGCGAAGCTTATGATATTTTCGCATGTAATGGTATTCTCTTCAACCATGAAAGTCCTCTTCGGGGCTTAGAATTTGTTACAAGGAAAATATCTAACGCAGTCGCCAAGATAGCGCTCGGACTTGAAAATAGGCTACTTTTAGGAAATTTGGATGCAAAAAGGGACTGGGGCTATGCCCCAGATTATGTTGAGGCAATGTACATGATGCTCCAGCATGAAGTTCCTGATGATTATGTTATAGCCACAGGGGAAACTCATACTGTCAGGGAATTTTGTGAAAGATGCTTTGATGAGGTTGGATTGGATTGGCAGGAACATGTTAAGGTAGATAAGAGATTCATGCGTCCAATCGATGTCAATTTTTTATGTGGGGACTACACGAGGGCAAAGGAGAAAATTGGATGGGAACCACGCGTTAAATTTGATGAACTTGTAAAGATTATGGTTAGGGAGGATCTTAATCGATGGGAGCGATGGCAGAACGGTGAAAAATTCCCATGGGATGCTCCCAACCACCCTAATGAAACAAAACTTATCACAAGGACGGTGAGATCATGA